The genomic segment GATCTGGTCGGCCGTGGCCCACTGCAACAGGTATATAGATGAATCCGCCCCCTGGAGGCTCCGCAAGGATGCCGGGCAGCAGGCGCGATTCGCGGCGGTAGTGTATAATCTCTGCGAGTCGCTGCGTATCCTCTCTATCCTTATCCAGCCCATTATGCCGATGGCGGCGGCGGCGATCAGGGCGCAGCTGGGCCTCCCGGCGTCGTCGGCGGGCGCTTGGAGCGACGCGGGGCGTTGGGGCATGCTCACTCCGGGAGCGAAGATAGGGGAGGTCAGGCCGATATTCCCCAGGAAAGAGTAGCGGTAAGGATTAAGCCGTAAGGATTAAGCTATACGTGGTATGGAATATATGTATTTGCTTACTGCTTACTGCTTACTGCTTAATCCTTAATCCTGGTTGCTATCCATGCTCATTGATACTCACGCGCACCTCACTGACAATAAGTTCAGCGGCGATCTGAACGAGGTGATTGCCCGGGCGGAGGAGAACGGTGTTTCCGCCATCATCGATGTGGGGGAGAGCCTCGCCACGTCGCGCCGGTGCCTCGCGCACGCGGGACAGCACAGGAATATTTTTTCATCGGTGGGAATCCACCCCCACCACGCCGCGGGCGCTTCGGAGACGGACCTGGAGGGAATCGCGCGTCTCGCAGATGATCTTACGGTTGTTGCCATCGGCGAAACGGGGCTCGATTACTATCGCCGGTCGGCCTCTGGCGAGTCGCAGGTGAAGTTGTTCAAGAGATTGCTGCAGCTTGCGATTGAGAAGGGGCTGCCGGTGATCGTGCACTGCCGTGATGCCTATGCAGACGTGATCGCTCTGTTAAGAGAGGCCGGTGGCGAGGGCGTGCGGGGGGTGCTCCACTGCTTTTCGGGGAACGGCGGGGATGCGGACGCGCTCCTTGAGATGGGATATTATATTTCTGTCGGCGGGCCGTTGACCTATCCGGGGAATGCCTTGCTGAGGAGCATTGTGCGGCATTTGCCGCTGGAGCGCATTCTTGTGGAGACCGACTGCCCCTATCTTCCGCCGCAGGGGCATCGCGGGAAAAGGAATGAGCCCGCGTATCTGGCATTTGTAGTAGAGGGGCTGGCGCGGCTCCGCGGTAGTACGGTCGCGGAGATCGAATCGATCACCACGTCAAATGCCCTTAAGTTGTTTAACAAAATAAGGCAATAGAACTTCAAAAGCCAAAATTCAAAACAAATTCCAAATCACGAATGCAAAATCACGAATATAGGCCGCATGGTCAATATCGAAGTTTCGAGCTTTGGATTTATTTTGGATTTTGAGATTTGAAGTTTGAGATTTTGATTTCTCAGGCGTACGATCATGATGCGCGTACAGAAACAACAACTTGTCATACTACACGAAGATAGTACACCCAGGGGAAGAAGCCTCTGGCACCAGGCATGGCGCAGGCTCCTCAGAAACAAAATGGCGGTGGGCGGAGGGATTGTGGTTGTTGCCATGGCCGTGCTCGCCGTCGCCGCGCCCTGGCTTTCTCCGTATGGCTACGACGAGACCTCCGCTGCGCAGTTCCAGCCGCCCTCCGCGAAGCACCTCATGGGAACGGACATTCACGGACGCGATCTCCTGACGCGCGTTCTGTACGGGGCGAGGCTCTCGCTGAGCATCGGCCTTGTGGCGACGCTTGTGAGCGTCGTCATCGGTGTCGGCTACGGAGCGGTATCAGGCTATGCCGGCGGTGAGGCTGACAACGTCATGATGCGCATCGTGGACATTATCTACTCGCTGCCGTACATGTTCTTTGTCATCATCCTCGTCGCCGTGTTCGGGCGAAGCGTCCTCCTCCTTTTCTTGGCGCTTGGGGCGGTCCAGTGGCTCACGGTCGCCCGAATCGTGCGCGGCCAGGTGCTCTCCATCAGGGAAAAGGAATTCATCCAGGCGAGTCACGCCGTGGGAGCGGGGCACCTCAGGATTATTGTCAATCATCTCCTCCCGAATGTGCTGGGCCCGGTGGTTGTCTATATGACGCTGACGGTCCCCGCCGTGATGCTCCAGGAGGCGTTTTTGAGTTTCCTCGGCCTCGGTGTCCCGCCCCCCTCAAGCTCATGGGGAACGCTCATCGCCGATGGCGCCTCCGGCATTAACATGCTGCGAATCTACTGGTGGCTGCTCGTCTTCCCGGGCGCCG from the Candidatus Auribacterota bacterium genome contains:
- a CDS encoding TatD family hydrolase — protein: MLIDTHAHLTDNKFSGDLNEVIARAEENGVSAIIDVGESLATSRRCLAHAGQHRNIFSSVGIHPHHAAGASETDLEGIARLADDLTVVAIGETGLDYYRRSASGESQVKLFKRLLQLAIEKGLPVIVHCRDAYADVIALLREAGGEGVRGVLHCFSGNGGDADALLEMGYYISVGGPLTYPGNALLRSIVRHLPLERILVETDCPYLPPQGHRGKRNEPAYLAFVVEGLARLRGSTVAEIESITTSNALKLFNKIRQ
- a CDS encoding ABC transporter permease, encoding MMRVQKQQLVILHEDSTPRGRSLWHQAWRRLLRNKMAVGGGIVVVAMAVLAVAAPWLSPYGYDETSAAQFQPPSAKHLMGTDIHGRDLLTRVLYGARLSLSIGLVATLVSVVIGVGYGAVSGYAGGEADNVMMRIVDIIYSLPYMFFVIILVAVFGRSVLLLFLALGAVQWLTVARIVRGQVLSIREKEFIQASHAVGAGHLRIIVNHLLPNVLGPVVVYMTLTVPAVMLQEAFLSFLGLGVPPPSSSWGTLIADGASGINMLRIYWWLLVFPGAAMALTLLALNFFGDGLRDAIDPQLR